The genomic interval CGGGACACCTGCCGCTGCACCACCTGCGGCAGCAGCTCCCGGAACCACCGCTCCACCACCGCCCGGTACGCCGCGTCCCGGGTGCGCACCCGACGCCCGAACCGGCCCGTCACCCACACCGGAAGGCCGCCGTTCTCCCACTCGGCGCAGATGTACGGACCCGGCCGCACGATCGCCCACAGCCCCGCCCGCCCCGCCGCGTCCAGGAACCGGCCGAGGGCCCCGACATCCCGGACCTCGCCCTCGCGGGGCTCGTGCAGATTCCACGGCACGTACGTCTCGACGCAGTTCAGCCCCATCGCGGCGAGCATCGCGAGCCGGTGCTCCCACTGCGCCTCGTGCACCCGGAAGTAGTGCAGGGCCCCCGACAGCAGCCGCACGGGCTTCCCGTCGAGCCGGAAGCAGTCGTCCCCCACGGTGAAGTCGGTCATGGTGCTCGTACGCTCCTGTGCTCGGCCGCACCCGGCGGCCCTCGGGTCGATTGGTCCGACCACCTTCACCTCTGGCGCCGCACCCGGTCCATGGACAAAGATCGCTGCTGATTGGACACAACGGACCAGCGGGGATCGGACACCACGGACCGGCCGGGTCGGCACCCGGACCAGCAGGGTCGACGCCCGGGCCTGCCGGTTCGGCAGACGGAACAGCAGGGAGAGGAAGGAAGGACCGCGATGTACCACACCTGGATGCGCTTCTTCACCCCGAGCCCGCTCCACCACCGCCTGGGCCTCGTCTGCCTCGGCGTCGGCCTCCAGCACGGGGCGCTGCCCACCGTCGGACCCCGCACCCTCGACCACCACGTCGCCGTGATCGTCAACTCCGGCACCGGCTGGTTCAAGGGCCCCGACGGCCGCCGCACCCCCGTCACCGGCCCCAGCCTCATCTGGCTGACCCCCGGGACCCCCCACCACTACGGCGCCGATCCCGGCACCGGCTGGGACGAGAGCTTCGTCGACTTCACCGGCCCCGCCACCACCACGTACACCGAACTCGGCTACATCGAGCCCGACCGCCCCCTCGTCCCCCTCTCCGACACCGCCGCCCCCCGCGCGGCCGTCGGTCGCATCGTGCGCGCCGCCCGGCGCGGCAACCCCCTCCTGGAGGTGGAGACCGGGGCCGCCGTCCACGAACTCCTCGTCACCCTGCGCCGCGCCCGCGCCGGCATCGGCCCCGACGGCGCCCCGGTGCTCCAGGCGCTGGCCCGCGACGCGTACCAGCCGCTCACCGTCGCCGAGCACGCCGCCCGGCACGGCATGACCCCCGCCGAACTGCGCACTGCCGTACGGCGCGGCGCCGGCTGCAGCCCCAAGGACTACCTGCTGGGCATCCGCCTGGGCCGGGCCAAGGAACTCCTCGCCGCCACCGACCTCCCGGTCGCCGCCGTGGCCCGCCGCGTCGGGTACGACGACCCCGCCTACTTCTCCCGGCTCTTCGCCCGCCGGGTCGGCACCGCCCCCGTCCGCTTCCGCGAACAGCAGGGCCGCAGCGTGCCCGGCGGCTGGAGCGACCGGGTGCCCGACCCCGACGACCCACCGACGATCAGCACGTGAGCGCGGCGGTCCACGACCCACCGGCGACGGGACCCCTCCACCGCCGGTGGGTCTAAGCTCGCTGACCATGAGTACGAGCGAAATCGACGCGTCCGTCCAGGCCGAGCTGAACCGGCTGCGCGAGAGCATCGACAACATCGACGCCGCCGTCGTCCACATGCTGGCCGAGCGCTTCAAGGCCACCCAGCAGGTCGGCCGCCTCAAGGCGGACCACAGGCTGCCGCCCGCCGACCCCGCCCGCGAGACCCGCCAGATCGCCCGGCTCCGGCAGCTCGCGCAGAGCGCCAACCTGGACCCCGCGTTCGCCGAGAAGCTGCTGACCTTCATCATCGCCGAGGTGATCCGCCACCACGAGCGCCTCGCCGACGAAGCGGGGAACGGCGACCCCGACCGCACCGGAGACACGAGGGCCGCCACCACCGGAGCCTGACCGTCCGGACCGAGGAGGCGCACTGCGCAGCCTGACCGTCCGGGCCCAGGGACGCGCCCCGCGAAGCCTGACGGTCCGGACCGAGGGACGCGCCCCGCGAAGCCCGCCCGTCCGGACCGAGGGACGCGCCCCGCGAAGCCTGACGGTCCGCACCCAGGGACGCGCCCCGCGCAGCCTGACGGTCCGCACCCAGGGGCGCGCCCCGCGAAGCCCGCTTGTTCGCACCGCGAAGCCCGCCCGTCCGCACCCAGGGGCGCGCCCCGCGAAGCCCGCCCGGTGAGATCCGCCCGGCGAGGCCCGCCCGCCACGGGGGACGCGCCCCCGCGAGACCCGCCCCGCGCACCCCCGGACCGCCCCGTCCGCCCAGGGAGAACCCCGCTGCGCCCGCCGTCACCCGTACGGCAGCATGGGAACATGTCCGTACTGACGCGCGACGAAGCGCAGACCCGAGCCCAGATCCTCGACGTGGAGCGATACACGATCGCCCTCGACCTCACCACCGGCGAGGAGACCTTCGACTCCGCCACCGTCATCCGGTTCACCGCCCGCGCGGCCGGAGACACCTTCGTCGAGGTCAAGCCCGCCACCCTGCGCTCGATCAGCCTCGACGGACAACCCCTGGACCCCGACCTCCTCGACGGCAACCGCTACCCCCTCACCAAAATCACCGCCGGCCCCCACGAACTGCGCGTCGACGCCGCGATGCACTACTCCCGCACCGGCGAGGGCATGCACCGCTTCACCGACCCCACCGACGGCGAGACCTACGTCTACACCCAGTTGTTCATGGAGGACGTCCAGCGCGTCTTCGCCGCCTTCGACCAGCCCGACCTCAAGTCCGTCTTCGCCATCGACGTCACCGCGCCCGAAGGCTGGACCGTCCTCGGCAACGGCGTCGCCGAACACACGGGGGAGGGGCGCTGGACCATCGCCGCCACCCCCCTCGTCTCCACCTACCTCGTCGCGGTCGCCGCAGGACCCTGGCACTCGGTCACCACCGAGCACGCCGGGCTGCCCTTCGGCATCCACTGCCGCCGCTCCCTCGCCCCGTACCTGGACGCCGACGCCGACGAGATCCTCGACATCACCCGCGCCCTGTACGACCGCTACCACGAGAAGTTCGACGAGCCCTACCCGTTCGACTCCTACGACCAGGCCTTCGTCCCCGAGTTCAACGCGGGCGCCATGGAGAACCCCGGACTCGTCACCTTCCGCGACGAGTTCGTCTACCGCTCCGCCGTCACCGACACCGAGCGCCAGACCCGCGCCATGGTCATCGCCCACGAGATGGCCCACATGTGGTTCGGCGACCTCGTCACCCTGGCCTGGTGGGACGACATCTGGCTCAACGAGTCCTTCGCCGAGTACATGGGCTACCAGACCCTCACCGAGGCCGCACTTCCCCGAGCTCTCAACTCCGTCCCTGCCGGGGAGACCCCGTTCCCCGACACCTGGGTCGACTTCGGCGTCGCCCGCAAGGGCTGGGGCTACGACGCCGACCAGCGCCCCTCCACCCACCCCGTCGCCCCGGACCCCGACGCCGTCCCCGACACCGCGTCCGCCCTCCTCAACTTCGACGGCATCAGCTACGCCAAGGGCGCCTCCGCACTGCGCCAACTCGTCGCCTGGCTCGGCGAGAAGGACTTCCTGGCCGGCATCAACACCCACTTCGCCCGCCACAGGTTCGCCAACGCCACCCTCGCCGACTTCATCGACAACCTGGCCTCCGCCACCGACCGCGACGTCCACGCCTGGGCCGAACAGTGGCTGCGCACCACCGGCATCGACACCCTCACCGCCGAGATCAGCTCCCCCGAGCCCACCGCCGGCCCCACCGTGCCGAACGGCAACGGCCAGGCCTGGGCCCTCACCGTCACCCGCGACGGCTCCCGCCCCCACCGCGTCACCGTCGGCGCCTACGACCACGCACTGGGCACCCAGGGCGCCCCCGGCCACCTCGCCCTGCGCGACCGCTTCGACCTCGACGTACCCGGCGACGGGACGCCCACGATCCGCCCCGGCCGCCGCCCCGCCCTCGTCGTCCTCAACGACGGCGACCTCACCTACGCCAAGGTCCGCCTGGACACCACCTCCTGGGACACCGTCCTGACCAGCCTCTCCGGCATCCCCGACGCCCTCACCCGGGCCGTCGTCTGGAACACCGCCCGGGACATGGTCCGCGACGCGCAACTCCCTCCCGCCACCTACCTCGCGACCGCACGCACGCACCTCCCGCACGAGACCGACCTCGCGCTCGTCCAGGGCGTCCTGTCCTTCGCCGCCGGCCAGGTCGTCGACCGCTACACCATCCCCGAGGACCTGCCCGCCGCCCGCGCCACCCTCACCGACCTCTGCCGCGACCTCATCCGCCGCACCGAGGACGGCTCACAGCCGGGCCTCCGCCTCATCGCCGTACGCCACTTCATCGACGCCGCCACCCAGCCCGACACCCTCCGCAGCTGGCTCGACGAAGGCACCGTCCACGGCGGACCCGAGCTCGACCCCGAGCTGCGCTGGCGCATCCTCACCCGGCTCGCCGTCCTCGGCGCCACCGACGAGACCACCATCGCGGCCGCACTCGAAGCCGACCCCAGCGCCACCGGCCGCGAGGGCGCGGCCCGCTGCCGTGCCGCGCTGCCCACCGCCCAGGCCAAGGCCGCAGCCTGGGACGCCCTGTTCACCGACGACACCCTGTCCAACTACCTCTTCACCGCCACCGCCCAGGGCTTCTGGCAACCCGGACAGGAAGAGCTGACCGACGACTACGTGGCCCGCTTCTACCCGGACGCCGTCGCCCTCGCCGCCCGCCGGGGCCCCGCCATCGCCGAAGCCGCCGGACGCTACGCCTTCCCCGCGTACGCCGTCGACCCCACGAGCCTCGGCACCGGCATCCGCGCCCTGGAGGACCCGGCCCTCACCCCCGCCCTGCGCCGCAAGCTCGTCGACCAGCTCGACGACCTGCGCCGCGCCCTCGCCGTACGGTCGGCCGTCGCCCTCGCCGACTGACCGACGCGCACGGCCGCGGGACGGGAACCGCTTCCCGCCCCGCGGCCGGGCGGTACGGAGGATAAGCCGGGGCCGTCGCCGCTCTCGTCCGCGACGTCACCCGGAGCCCCCACCGGGGTCGCGTCCGGAGCCCCGACGGGAATGTCGTCCCCGGAGGCGCCCGTCGCCCGCGGACCGGCCAGGGAGGCCTCGACCCCCACCTCGTAAAGCATCTCCGAGACCGCGTGCTCGCGTTCACCGAGCAGTTCGAGCACCCTGATCCGGACCGGGTGCCCCAGCGTCTTGAAGAACTCCGCCTTCAACCGGCACTCCGCCGGCACCCGTTCGGAGGTCTCCCGGACGATGCGCACGGGCGATCCCGTCGCGTGCGGGCAGCGTCAGCACGTGCCGGTACGGCAAGGTGTCCGGCGGCGCGATCACCGGACGGTCTCCTCGGCCTCCCGCGGCTGGGCGAGCGGCCCGCCCCGGCCGGTCATCATCTCGGTGAGGATCCGCATCTCGGTAAGGATCCGCCGCGCAGCCCGCACCAGCTCGGCGAAATCGCCGCCCGCCGGCTCGTACACCACCGTGGAACCCTCCCGGTTCGCTGAGACGCTGCCGGACCGCCGCACCACCGCCAACGGCGAGAGAGCCGAGGGCTCCACCTCGATCGAGGCCGGCAGATCCCCCACCGGCAACGCCCCCACCCCGCCCCTCCCCAACCGGGCCACACCAACCGGCAGTACCCCTTTCGGGTTCAGATCGTTGGGCTCTTCGGCCGCGCCACCCGAAACCCGGGACAAGCTGGCACGCCCACCCCCGCGCACCCGAAGGACCACCCCACCCATGCCCACCCCGCCCCTCGCCGGAGGCACCGCAGGCCCCGCCGCCCTCCGCCCCCTCATCGACACCGTCCTCACCGCACTCCACGACGGCGCGACCCTCCGCGACGGCCCCCTCCCCGCCGGCGGACCCGACACCGTCACCCCCCGCACCCGCACCGCCACCCACCCCCTCATCCCCGACCACGGCACCGGCCCCCACCACGCCCTCCGAAGCCTCGTCACCGCCCTCGCCGCAGGCGCCGCGGACCCCGCCCACCCCCACTGCGCCGCCCACCTCCACACCCCGCCCCTCGCCCTGGCAGCAGCAGCCGACCTCGCCGCCAGCGCCCTCAACCCCTCCATGGACTCCTGGGACCAGGCCCCCGCCGCCTCCGCCCTCGAAGCCGACCTCACCACCGCACTCGCCGCCGAGATCTACCCCCACACCCGCTCACCCGACGCCGTCATCACCACCGGCGGCACCGAGGCCAACCAACTCGCCCTGCTCCTCGCCCGCGAACGCCACGGCCCCGTACAGACCATCTGCGGCGCCAACGCCCACCACAGCATCACCCGCGCCGCCTGGCTCCTCGGCCTCCCCCGACCCGTCGTCGTCCCCGCCCCCACCGGCATCCTCGACCTCGCCGCCCTCGACCAAGCCCTCACCGAACTCCACCGCCCCCTCCTCGTCGTCGCCACCGCCGGCACCACCGACACCGGCGACATCGACCCCCTCGACGCCATCGCCGACCTCTGCACCACCCACGGCGCCGAACTCCACATCGACGCCGCCTACGGCGGACCCCTCCTCTTCAGCCCCACCCACCGCACCCTCCTCCACGGCCTCGACCGCGCCCACAGCGTCACCCTCGACCTGCACAAACTCGGCTGGCAACCCGCCTCTGCCGGCCTCCTCGCCGTACCCGAACACCACCACCTCACCCCCCTCCACCACCACGCCCCCTACCTCAACGCCGACGACGACACCGAAGCCGGCCTCCCCGACCTACTCGGCCGCTCCCTCCGCACCACCCGCCGCCCCGACGCCCTCAAGATCGCCGTCACCCTCCAGGCCCTCGGCCGCACCGGACTCGCCGACCTCATCGACCGCACCCTCGCCACCGCCCACCACCTCGCCGACCTCGTCACCAAAACCCCCACCCTCGACCTCTACGACCGCCCCACCATCAGCACCGTCCTCCTCCGCCCCACCGACGCCGACGACCACACCGTCGCCACCGTCCGCCGCACCCTCCTCCAACGCGGCCACGCCGTCCTCGGCCGCGCCCACGCCGACGGCCGCCTCTGGCTCAAAGCCACCCTCCTCAACCCCCACACCACCCCCCAGGACCTCCAAGCACTCCTCGACCTCATCACCGACACCACCGCCGACCACCTCACCCACCCACCCACCACCCCCACCGCGACCCACCCCACGCACCCGACCCCTCACCCCACCCCTCACCCCACGGAAAGCGACACCCCGCGATGACCGCCCGGCCCGCCCCCGCACCCGACCAGCCACACGACCTCGTCGGCATCGGCATCGGCCCCTTCAACCTCTCCCTCGCCGCACTCGCCCACAACATCCCCGCGAGCACCGACGACCCCCGACCCCTCGCCGCGACCTTCTACGAACAACGCCCCGCCTTCCACTGGCACCCCGGCCTCCTCCTCGACGGCGCCAGCCTCCAGGTCCCCTTCCTCGCCGACCTCGTCACCCTCGCCGACCCCGCAAGCCCCTGGAGCTTCCTCAACTACCTCCGCACCCGCGACCGGCTCTTCCCCTTCTACTTCGCCGAGCGCTTCCACATCCAACGAGCCGAATACGACGCCTACTGCCGCTGGGTCAGCGAACAACTCCCCGGCCTCCACTTCGGCCACCAGGTCGACGCCGTCCGCTGGAACACCGACCGCGCCCTCTTCGAAGTCGACTTCACCCAACTCGACCGCGACGGCGAAGCCGAAGCCCTCGGCCGCGCCTACGCCCGACACATCGCCCTCGGCATCGGCACCGAACCCTTCGTCCCCGAACCCCTCAAACCCCTCGCCGAAGCCGAAACCGTCCCCGTACTCCACTCCGCCGACTACCTCCGCCACCGCGAACGGCTCCTCACCGCCGAACACATCACCGTCATCGGATCAGGACAGTCCGGCGCCGAGATCTTCCTCGACCTCCTGCGCGCCCGCCCCGAAGGCGCCGAGAAGATCCACTGGCTCGCCCGCACCCAGGCCTTCGCCCCCATGGAGTACTCCAAACTCGGCCTCGAACACTTCACCCCCGACTACAGCCGCTACTTCCACGCCCTGCCCGAATCCGCCCGCGACGAACTCGTCCCCCGCCAATGGCAGCTCCACAAAGGCATCGACGCCGACACCATCGCCGCCATCCACGACGAGCTCTACCGCCGCACCCTCCACGGCGGCTGGCCCGACGCCACCCTCACCCCCGGAGTCCACGTCCGCACCGCCGGACGCGTCGCCAACACCCGCGTCGAACTCCACCTCGAACACACCCAGCAGGGCACCCGCTCCCGCCTCACCACCGACGCCGTCATCCTCGCCACCGGCTACCGCGAACGCCCCCTCGACGCCGTCCTCGGCAGCCTCGGCCCCTACCTCAGCCGCGACGCCTCCCACCGCCCCCGCATCGACGACCAGTACCGCCTGGTCCTCGACCCCGCCGTCACCGGACACGTCTACGTACAGAACGCCGAACGCCACACCCACGGAGTCGGCGCCCCCGACCTCGGACTCGCCGCCTGGCGCAGCGCCACCATCCTCAACAACCTCACCGACGCCAACCCCTACCCCCTCCCCGCCCGCACCGCCTTCACCACCTTCGGCCTCACCCCCCAGCCCCCGAGAATCCCCGCCCAGGCCTCCGCCCTCATCCCCCTGAGCCAATCCGTCTAGCGCCCGCACCCCCGCACAACGAACGGCCCGGGCCCTCCGAAGAAGACCCGGGCCGAACGAAGAACCCACCGCACACAGCGTTACGGATACCGGCGTTACGGGGACAGCGGCGTCACCGGAACACCGGCGTTACGGGAACAGCGGCGTCACGGGAACACCGGCGCCCCATCACGCGTCAGCCGCCACCCCACCGAAGCGAACGCGGCCGGATCCACCGACCCCTTCTCCCGCACCCACCCGATGATCGTGTTCCGGATCTCGTCCGAATCCGCCCACACCTGCCGCGCCCCCGGCACATGCGGGAAGTTCCCCCCACCGCTCGCCCGATAGTTGTTCACCGCGAACACGAACCGCGCCGCCGGATCGATCGCCTTCCCCTCGAAGGACAGCCCGGTGATCCGCGAACCCACCGGCTGCGCGATGTCGATGTCGTACGTCACCCCCGACACCGCGTCGTAGTTGTAGTCCGGAATCCCGTCCGCGTTCGTCAGCTTCGCCGTGTCCACCGGACCACCCGCGGGCGTCCGCACGAAATACCGCGCCGAATACTCCAGATACTCCTTCAGCTGCGCACCCGTGAGCAGCCGCGCCTCCAGCGTGTTCTCGAACGGATACAGCCCCGCCGCGTCCTTGATCGTCACCTCACCGGCCGGAATCCCCGCCGTACGCGAGAAGCACGAAGCCTGCGACAGCACCGGCAACGCCGCGTACTCCCCACCCGCCAGCGCCGCCTTCACCGTCTCCGCCTGCACCTGGTTGATCAGATCGATGATCGGCTCGTCCTTCCAGGGCGCGTCCGCCGTCGACATCGCCACCACCGACGTACCGATCACCTGATTGACGTACTCCACCACCTCGCGGTGCTCCGACCGCAGCAGCGACGTCACCTTCCGGTCCTCCGGCACCGTGTTGGAGTTCAACACCCGCGAACCGGCCTTCTCCACCACCCAGCGCCCCTTCTCCCACACCAGATCGAAATCGAACAGCGTCAGCCGCTGACCCCACTTCGCCGGCTCCGAGAGCACGACCCGCTTCCCCGTCTCCTTGTTCGTCACGAAATGCTCGGCGATCTCCACATGCGCGTGCCCCACCAGAATCGCGTCGATCCCCGGCACCTGCTCCGCCACCAGAGCCGCCGCGTTCTCCACGTACGGCAACTGATCACCCCACGACGACGTCCCCGAAGAACCCGAATGCGCCGAGACCAGCACCACGTCCGCACCCATCGACCGCAGCTTCGGCACCCACTTCGCCGCCTGCTCCTCCAGACCCGGGAACACCATCTTCCCGCCCACATTCGCCTTGTCCCAGATCGCGATACCCGGATTCGTCAGCCCCAGCACCGCCACCCGCACATCACGCCCGTACGGCGTCCGCATCCGCTTGATGACATACGGAGCGAACGCCGGCCGCAACGTCCTCGCATCCAGCGCATTCGCCCCCAGCAACGGAAAGTCGCACTGCTCCTCGAATTTCCGCAGCACCGGAATGCCGTAATTGAACTCGTGATTCCCGAGCGCCGCCGCGTCGTAACCGATCGCGTTCATCGCCCGCGCCATCGGATGCACCGGACCACGCCGCGCCGTGATCGGATCGACCTTCGCGTAGTAGTACGACAACTGCGTGCCCTGGATCGTGTCACCCGCGTCGATCAGCAGCGTGTTCCGACGGCCCTTCTCCCGCCGCACCTGCTCCACCAACGTCGAGATCTTCGCCAGACCGACATCGTTGTGCGCGGAGTCGTCGTACTCCTTGTCCGTGAAG from Streptomyces sp. CA-278952 carries:
- a CDS encoding lysine N(6)-hydroxylase/L-ornithine N(5)-oxygenase family protein, which encodes MTARPAPAPDQPHDLVGIGIGPFNLSLAALAHNIPASTDDPRPLAATFYEQRPAFHWHPGLLLDGASLQVPFLADLVTLADPASPWSFLNYLRTRDRLFPFYFAERFHIQRAEYDAYCRWVSEQLPGLHFGHQVDAVRWNTDRALFEVDFTQLDRDGEAEALGRAYARHIALGIGTEPFVPEPLKPLAEAETVPVLHSADYLRHRERLLTAEHITVIGSGQSGAEIFLDLLRARPEGAEKIHWLARTQAFAPMEYSKLGLEHFTPDYSRYFHALPESARDELVPRQWQLHKGIDADTIAAIHDELYRRTLHGGWPDATLTPGVHVRTAGRVANTRVELHLEHTQQGTRSRLTTDAVILATGYRERPLDAVLGSLGPYLSRDASHRPRIDDQYRLVLDPAVTGHVYVQNAERHTHGVGAPDLGLAAWRSATILNNLTDANPYPLPARTAFTTFGLTPQPPRIPAQASALIPLSQSV
- a CDS encoding bifunctional metallophosphatase/5'-nucleotidase gives rise to the protein MPLNRRTFLGRSAAAGAGVAMAGGAVVGSAGAAEAKGHGHGHGRPAKRYAFTVMGTTDLHGNVFNWDYFTDKEYDDSAHNDVGLAKISTLVEQVRREKGRRNTLLIDAGDTIQGTQLSYYYAKVDPITARRGPVHPMARAMNAIGYDAAALGNHEFNYGIPVLRKFEEQCDFPLLGANALDARTLRPAFAPYVIKRMRTPYGRDVRVAVLGLTNPGIAIWDKANVGGKMVFPGLEEQAAKWVPKLRSMGADVVLVSAHSGSSGTSSWGDQLPYVENAAALVAEQVPGIDAILVGHAHVEIAEHFVTNKETGKRVVLSEPAKWGQRLTLFDFDLVWEKGRWVVEKAGSRVLNSNTVPEDRKVTSLLRSEHREVVEYVNQVIGTSVVAMSTADAPWKDEPIIDLINQVQAETVKAALAGGEYAALPVLSQASCFSRTAGIPAGEVTIKDAAGLYPFENTLEARLLTGAQLKEYLEYSARYFVRTPAGGPVDTAKLTNADGIPDYNYDAVSGVTYDIDIAQPVGSRITGLSFEGKAIDPAARFVFAVNNYRASGGGNFPHVPGARQVWADSDEIRNTIIGWVREKGSVDPAAFASVGWRLTRDGAPVFP
- a CDS encoding transcriptional regulator, whose translation is MNPKGVLPVGVARLGRGGVGALPVGDLPASIEVEPSALSPLAVVRRSGSVSANREGSTVVYEPAGGDFAELVRAARRILTEMRILTEMMTGRGGPLAQPREAEETVR
- a CDS encoding chorismate mutase, which gives rise to MSTSEIDASVQAELNRLRESIDNIDAAVVHMLAERFKATQQVGRLKADHRLPPADPARETRQIARLRQLAQSANLDPAFAEKLLTFIIAEVIRHHERLADEAGNGDPDRTGDTRAATTGA
- a CDS encoding AraC family transcriptional regulator, producing MYHTWMRFFTPSPLHHRLGLVCLGVGLQHGALPTVGPRTLDHHVAVIVNSGTGWFKGPDGRRTPVTGPSLIWLTPGTPHHYGADPGTGWDESFVDFTGPATTTYTELGYIEPDRPLVPLSDTAAPRAAVGRIVRAARRGNPLLEVETGAAVHELLVTLRRARAGIGPDGAPVLQALARDAYQPLTVAEHAARHGMTPAELRTAVRRGAGCSPKDYLLGIRLGRAKELLAATDLPVAAVARRVGYDDPAYFSRLFARRVGTAPVRFREQQGRSVPGGWSDRVPDPDDPPTIST
- a CDS encoding pyridoxal phosphate-dependent decarboxylase family protein; its protein translation is MPTPPLAGGTAGPAALRPLIDTVLTALHDGATLRDGPLPAGGPDTVTPRTRTATHPLIPDHGTGPHHALRSLVTALAAGAADPAHPHCAAHLHTPPLALAAAADLAASALNPSMDSWDQAPAASALEADLTTALAAEIYPHTRSPDAVITTGGTEANQLALLLARERHGPVQTICGANAHHSITRAAWLLGLPRPVVVPAPTGILDLAALDQALTELHRPLLVVATAGTTDTGDIDPLDAIADLCTTHGAELHIDAAYGGPLLFSPTHRTLLHGLDRAHSVTLDLHKLGWQPASAGLLAVPEHHHLTPLHHHAPYLNADDDTEAGLPDLLGRSLRTTRRPDALKIAVTLQALGRTGLADLIDRTLATAHHLADLVTKTPTLDLYDRPTISTVLLRPTDADDHTVATVRRTLLQRGHAVLGRAHADGRLWLKATLLNPHTTPQDLQALLDLITDTTADHLTHPPTTPTATHPTHPTPHPTPHPTESDTPR
- the pepN gene encoding aminopeptidase N — translated: MSVLTRDEAQTRAQILDVERYTIALDLTTGEETFDSATVIRFTARAAGDTFVEVKPATLRSISLDGQPLDPDLLDGNRYPLTKITAGPHELRVDAAMHYSRTGEGMHRFTDPTDGETYVYTQLFMEDVQRVFAAFDQPDLKSVFAIDVTAPEGWTVLGNGVAEHTGEGRWTIAATPLVSTYLVAVAAGPWHSVTTEHAGLPFGIHCRRSLAPYLDADADEILDITRALYDRYHEKFDEPYPFDSYDQAFVPEFNAGAMENPGLVTFRDEFVYRSAVTDTERQTRAMVIAHEMAHMWFGDLVTLAWWDDIWLNESFAEYMGYQTLTEAALPRALNSVPAGETPFPDTWVDFGVARKGWGYDADQRPSTHPVAPDPDAVPDTASALLNFDGISYAKGASALRQLVAWLGEKDFLAGINTHFARHRFANATLADFIDNLASATDRDVHAWAEQWLRTTGIDTLTAEISSPEPTAGPTVPNGNGQAWALTVTRDGSRPHRVTVGAYDHALGTQGAPGHLALRDRFDLDVPGDGTPTIRPGRRPALVVLNDGDLTYAKVRLDTTSWDTVLTSLSGIPDALTRAVVWNTARDMVRDAQLPPATYLATARTHLPHETDLALVQGVLSFAAGQVVDRYTIPEDLPAARATLTDLCRDLIRRTEDGSQPGLRLIAVRHFIDAATQPDTLRSWLDEGTVHGGPELDPELRWRILTRLAVLGATDETTIAAALEADPSATGREGAARCRAALPTAQAKAAAWDALFTDDTLSNYLFTATAQGFWQPGQEELTDDYVARFYPDAVALAARRGPAIAEAAGRYAFPAYAVDPTSLGTGIRALEDPALTPALRRKLVDQLDDLRRALAVRSAVALAD